The Corynebacterium tuberculostearicum genome window below encodes:
- a CDS encoding AMP-dependent synthetase/ligase, producing the protein MTLQEVHTPAQFTIEPGETCLTALMDTAKKRPHGVMFTRPANYEWVNVTGKEFIDEVFEVAQGLIALGVQQGDRVALISATRYEWSLLDFAIWAAGAASVPVYPSSSASQVRWIIEDSGAVLAITETREHSELVENLVLQEDGEPNLKGSPSQLRRVLEINSSAIDTLKFEGRGVAADEVYARIKATSTDDLASLVYTSGTTGRPKGCILTHRNWLAQTRGLCTNPIGIFAVPGSHTLTFLPLAHVFARAVSIAVALRGASQNHWSDFSTINIEFARSRPNVILGVPRVFEKVRNSAAAKAADSGIKTLLFEQSEKVAIEYSKALDKPEGPDRLLKAKHKVFDKLVYSTIRNGVGGNVNYCITGGSAMGHDLLHWYRGIGIPVYEGYGLTEVAAAAAVDFVDQSIGTVGPPMGGVTFRINEEGEICIKGDIVFHGYWNNPEATAEALEDGWYNTGDLGEIDEDGKLVITGRKKDLIVTAGGKNVSPGPMEDILRGHPLISQAMVVGDGKPFVGVLLTLDPDILKRWKLDHNIPENRSMRELATDPTLRAELQDAINQVNATVSHAEGIKKFYILESDLTEEENELTPTMKVKRNVVSQRYAAAIEHLYKR; encoded by the coding sequence GTGACCCTGCAAGAAGTGCATACCCCGGCGCAATTTACTATCGAGCCGGGCGAAACCTGCCTGACCGCCCTCATGGACACCGCGAAGAAGCGCCCTCACGGCGTCATGTTCACCCGCCCGGCAAACTACGAGTGGGTCAATGTAACGGGCAAAGAATTCATCGATGAGGTCTTTGAAGTAGCCCAAGGGCTTATCGCCCTAGGCGTGCAGCAGGGGGACCGCGTCGCTCTCATCTCTGCTACCCGCTATGAGTGGTCCCTGCTGGACTTTGCCATTTGGGCCGCCGGTGCCGCCTCCGTACCGGTCTACCCGTCCTCGTCCGCCTCCCAGGTGCGTTGGATCATTGAGGACTCCGGTGCCGTGCTCGCCATTACCGAAACCCGCGAGCACTCCGAATTGGTAGAAAACCTGGTCTTGCAAGAAGACGGCGAGCCCAACCTCAAGGGCTCTCCCTCCCAGTTGCGCCGCGTCCTAGAAATCAACTCCTCCGCCATTGACACCCTCAAGTTCGAGGGCCGCGGCGTGGCCGCCGACGAGGTATACGCCCGCATCAAGGCCACCTCCACCGATGATCTGGCTTCCTTGGTCTATACCTCGGGTACCACCGGACGCCCCAAGGGCTGCATCCTCACCCACCGCAACTGGCTAGCCCAGACCCGCGGCCTGTGCACCAACCCGATTGGTATCTTCGCCGTCCCGGGCAGCCATACCTTGACCTTCCTGCCGTTGGCACACGTCTTTGCCCGCGCGGTATCCATTGCGGTGGCCCTGCGCGGCGCCTCCCAGAATCACTGGTCGGATTTTTCCACCATCAACATCGAATTCGCCCGCTCCCGCCCGAATGTCATCTTGGGCGTGCCGCGCGTCTTTGAAAAGGTGCGCAACTCTGCCGCCGCTAAGGCGGCCGATTCCGGTATCAAGACCCTGCTCTTTGAGCAGTCCGAGAAGGTAGCCATCGAGTACTCCAAGGCTTTGGATAAGCCGGAGGGCCCGGACCGCCTCCTGAAGGCCAAGCACAAGGTCTTTGACAAGCTGGTGTACTCCACCATCCGCAATGGCGTGGGTGGCAACGTGAACTACTGCATTACCGGTGGCTCGGCCATGGGCCATGACCTGCTGCACTGGTACCGCGGTATCGGCATCCCGGTCTATGAGGGCTACGGCCTGACCGAGGTCGCCGCCGCGGCCGCAGTGGACTTTGTGGATCAGTCCATCGGCACCGTTGGCCCGCCGATGGGTGGCGTGACCTTCCGCATCAACGAGGAAGGTGAAATCTGCATCAAGGGCGATATCGTCTTCCACGGTTACTGGAATAATCCGGAGGCCACGGCCGAGGCCCTCGAGGATGGTTGGTACAACACCGGCGACCTGGGTGAGATTGATGAGGACGGCAAGCTCGTTATCACCGGCCGCAAGAAGGACCTCATTGTCACGGCCGGCGGCAAGAATGTCTCGCCTGGCCCGATGGAGGATATCCTGCGCGGGCACCCGCTTATCTCCCAGGCCATGGTGGTAGGCGATGGCAAGCCCTTCGTCGGCGTGCTGCTGACCCTGGATCCGGATATTTTGAAGCGCTGGAAGCTAGACCACAACATTCCGGAGAATCGCTCCATGCGCGAGCTGGCCACCGATCCGACCCTGCGCGCGGAGCTGCAGGATGCCATCAACCAGGTTAACGCCACCGTCTCCCACGCGGAGGGGATTAAGAAGTTCTACATCCTCGAATCTGACCTTACCGAGGAAGAAAACGAGCTGACCCCCACCATGAAGGTCAAGCGTAACGTGGTTTCGCAGCGCTATGCCGCGGCCATCGAGCACCTGTACAAGCGCTAG
- the malQ gene encoding 4-alpha-glucanotransferase — protein sequence MTTRDLLEELAQRHGVATSYTSQSGFPVHVAEDTITYTLRALGVAIDDNPDDAALTQLLYDDYLDRSSQPLPHCVVAPQGQERGFVVHVHAGDAANVHIELEEGGTREVYQDPNDAPDADVDGTLWGEASFHIPGDLPMGYHELVLESGGIGKHACPLIITPARLSTADEFVERPISGVMAQLYSVRSESSWGIGDFQDLGQLAETLAPHADFLLVNPLHAAEPLPPVEDSPYLPTTRRFINPLYLHIESIPELKLLPEDLQDDVRELAEEFRQRNRSAEEIDRDTIFEAKLQVLRELFNYQPSPEREEAFVRYAREEGRGLRDFAYWCAQQDAAAQSGQRHAEGLDMDTLTRFYSWLQFLCDEQLAAAQQRALDAGMRLGLVTDLAVGVHPGGADAVNLTEYLAPQCSVGAPPDDYNQQGQDWSQPPWHPQRLAAAGYAPWREMLSTVLRHAGGVRVDHILGLFRLYWIPRMASPLTGTYVSYDFEAMVGILALEAQRAGAVVIGEDLGTVEPWVQDVLAQKAVLGTSIVWFERDDDDYSPLPQDKYRQLALSSVNTHDLPPTLAYLRGDHISLRARLGVLTRSVEDEQRDDIEWQARVLGTVADRGLLPQRDYLVDPDERASRGAEEDISVALHRYIAGTPSALACTSLVDMVGDVRAQNQPGTTHELYPNWCVPLCDTNGTALLIEDLAGLEFFQRLAATSRKD from the coding sequence GTGACTACCCGCGACTTGCTTGAAGAACTCGCTCAGCGCCACGGCGTGGCCACCAGCTATACCTCCCAGTCTGGTTTCCCCGTCCACGTCGCTGAAGACACTATTACCTATACCCTGCGCGCCTTGGGCGTGGCCATCGATGACAACCCGGACGATGCGGCGCTAACGCAGCTGCTTTACGACGACTACCTGGACCGCTCCTCCCAGCCCCTACCCCACTGCGTTGTCGCACCCCAGGGCCAAGAGCGCGGGTTCGTGGTCCACGTGCACGCGGGCGATGCCGCCAACGTACACATTGAGCTGGAGGAAGGAGGCACCCGCGAGGTCTACCAAGACCCCAATGACGCCCCAGATGCTGACGTTGATGGCACGTTGTGGGGCGAGGCGAGCTTCCACATCCCCGGGGATCTGCCCATGGGGTACCACGAGTTGGTGTTGGAGTCCGGGGGCATCGGCAAGCATGCCTGCCCGCTGATTATCACCCCGGCGCGCCTTTCCACGGCCGATGAGTTTGTAGAGCGCCCCATTAGCGGCGTGATGGCGCAGCTGTATTCGGTGCGCTCGGAATCCTCCTGGGGCATCGGCGATTTCCAGGATTTGGGGCAGTTGGCAGAAACGTTGGCCCCGCACGCGGATTTCTTGCTGGTCAACCCGCTGCATGCGGCCGAGCCGCTTCCACCGGTGGAGGACTCGCCGTACCTGCCCACCACGCGGCGCTTTATCAATCCGCTGTACCTGCACATCGAATCCATCCCGGAGCTCAAGCTCCTGCCGGAGGACCTGCAGGATGATGTGCGCGAGCTAGCCGAGGAGTTTCGCCAGCGCAATCGCAGCGCCGAGGAGATTGACCGCGACACCATTTTTGAGGCCAAGCTGCAGGTGCTGCGCGAACTCTTTAACTACCAGCCCTCCCCGGAACGCGAAGAGGCCTTCGTGCGCTACGCCCGCGAGGAAGGCCGCGGCCTGCGCGATTTTGCCTATTGGTGCGCGCAACAAGACGCCGCCGCACAGTCGGGCCAGCGCCATGCCGAAGGCCTGGACATGGACACGCTCACGCGCTTTTATTCCTGGCTGCAGTTCCTGTGCGATGAGCAGCTGGCCGCCGCGCAGCAGCGCGCGCTCGATGCCGGCATGCGCCTAGGTTTGGTTACTGATCTTGCCGTGGGTGTGCACCCGGGCGGCGCCGATGCCGTGAACCTCACTGAGTATTTGGCGCCGCAGTGCTCGGTGGGGGCGCCGCCGGATGACTATAACCAACAGGGCCAGGATTGGTCGCAGCCGCCGTGGCACCCGCAGCGCCTGGCCGCCGCGGGCTATGCCCCGTGGCGCGAGATGCTCTCCACCGTGCTGCGCCATGCTGGCGGCGTGCGCGTGGACCATATCTTGGGCCTTTTCCGCCTGTACTGGATCCCGCGCATGGCCAGCCCGCTGACGGGCACCTATGTCTCCTATGACTTTGAAGCCATGGTGGGCATCTTGGCACTAGAGGCGCAGCGCGCCGGTGCGGTGGTCATCGGTGAGGACCTCGGCACCGTCGAGCCGTGGGTACAAGACGTGCTCGCGCAGAAGGCGGTGCTGGGTACCTCCATCGTGTGGTTTGAGCGCGACGATGATGACTACTCCCCGCTGCCGCAGGACAAGTACCGCCAGCTGGCGCTGTCCTCGGTCAATACGCACGATCTGCCGCCAACCTTGGCGTACCTGCGCGGCGATCATATTTCGCTCCGCGCGCGCTTAGGCGTGCTGACCCGATCGGTGGAGGACGAGCAGCGCGATGACATCGAGTGGCAGGCCCGTGTACTCGGCACCGTGGCGGATCGTGGCCTCTTGCCGCAGCGCGATTACCTGGTAGATCCGGACGAGCGTGCTTCCCGCGGCGCGGAGGAGGATATAAGCGTAGCGCTGCATCGCTATATCGCAGGTACACCTTCGGCTCTCGCGTGCACCAGCTTGGTGGACATGGTGGGCGATGTGCGCGCACAAAATCAGCCGGGCACCACGCACGAGCTTTATCCCAATTGGTGCGTGCCGCTATGCGATACCAACGGCACCGCCCTGCTCATCGAGGATCTTGCTGGGTTGGAATTCTTCCAGCGCTTAGCAGCAACCAGCCGTAAGGACTAG
- a CDS encoding alpha/beta fold hydrolase: MSSAQIPVTVATASGRITGVRRDGLHYFHSVRYSTIPSPYSPAEPLQGTRDQDAREPHPADIALSITAPADAAECPVVVFIHGGRFEHGSHEDPRLSGEKNARHGVIQVNVGYRVGLAGFARFDGDEADRYRGIDDCLLALEWLQDNIEAFGGDKTNITLVGQSAGAAISLWLTRRDHFRGGFRRVLALSPAFPRDRFEHRITDLRRALGVPVTRQALEKMDPESLAKGYAKFRKKYRFDVALGPAPLRAEELADIPIVVTSTRDEFYTMPAAERIDKMAFAGFITSYLSPKFGMSHDRFKQWRQLAHYVDPHRPMGRLIGDAAVRRWTAQVAEEAPGPTWMMEFTRTEAPAVHCAELDPLFGGSGGEEADASPAGELNEWLRHYATTGEPGFPGYGDDHQVLEFNLDTGERRLAYATLDYVAAAFYNDDELGV, translated from the coding sequence ATGTCGAGCGCCCAGATTCCCGTTACCGTCGCCACCGCCTCCGGCCGAATCACCGGCGTGCGCCGCGATGGCCTGCATTATTTCCATTCGGTGCGCTATAGCACCATCCCCAGCCCCTACTCGCCTGCCGAGCCGCTCCAAGGCACTCGCGACCAGGATGCCCGCGAGCCGCACCCAGCAGATATTGCGCTGAGCATTACCGCGCCTGCCGACGCCGCCGAGTGCCCCGTCGTGGTCTTTATTCACGGCGGCCGCTTTGAGCACGGCTCGCACGAGGATCCACGCCTGTCGGGGGAAAAGAATGCCCGCCACGGGGTAATCCAGGTCAACGTGGGTTACCGGGTGGGCTTGGCTGGCTTCGCGCGCTTCGACGGCGACGAGGCGGACCGCTACCGCGGCATTGATGATTGCCTCTTGGCCTTGGAGTGGCTGCAGGACAATATCGAAGCCTTTGGCGGCGATAAGACCAATATCACCCTGGTGGGCCAATCCGCCGGGGCGGCGATTAGCCTGTGGCTGACGCGTCGCGATCATTTCCGGGGCGGGTTCCGCCGCGTGCTGGCGCTCTCGCCGGCATTCCCGCGCGACCGTTTTGAGCATCGCATCACCGACCTGCGCCGGGCCCTAGGCGTGCCGGTCACGCGCCAGGCGCTGGAAAAGATGGATCCTGAATCACTGGCCAAGGGCTATGCCAAATTCCGCAAGAAGTACCGCTTCGACGTTGCCTTGGGCCCCGCACCACTGCGCGCCGAAGAACTAGCGGATATCCCTATCGTGGTGACCTCCACCCGCGATGAGTTCTACACCATGCCCGCGGCCGAGCGCATAGACAAGATGGCGTTTGCCGGCTTTATTACCAGCTACCTCTCGCCCAAGTTCGGGATGTCACACGATCGTTTCAAACAGTGGCGGCAGCTAGCGCACTACGTCGATCCGCATCGGCCAATGGGCCGGCTCATTGGTGATGCCGCCGTGCGCCGCTGGACCGCGCAGGTAGCCGAGGAGGCTCCAGGCCCGACCTGGATGATGGAATTTACCCGGACCGAAGCCCCCGCGGTGCACTGCGCCGAGTTAGACCCGCTCTTTGGCGGCAGCGGAGGCGAGGAGGCCGACGCTTCCCCGGCCGGTGAGCTCAACGAGTGGCTGCGCCACTATGCCACCACGGGCGAGCCCGGTTTCCCCGGCTACGGCGATGACCACCAGGTGTTGGAATTCAACCTGGATACGGGAGAGCGTCGGCTAGCCTATGCCACCTTGGACTATGTGGCCGCGGCCTTCTATAACGACGACGAGCTTGGGGTGTAG
- the idi gene encoding isopentenyl-diphosphate Delta-isomerase: MTELVVLASAEGEPIGTAPKAEVHTTDTPLHFAFSAWLTCGGKVLVTRRALSKRTWPGVWTNAFCGHPAPGEETADAVLRRASFELGIAPADLSAPRLILPDFSYRAVDSSGTVENEICPVYTVELAADATWEPNPDEVDSYQWVEPANLFAAADAMPGVFSPWMIDELADSALRAAL, translated from the coding sequence ATGACGGAACTTGTAGTCTTGGCCTCTGCCGAGGGCGAACCCATCGGCACCGCTCCCAAGGCCGAAGTTCATACCACTGATACCCCGCTGCACTTCGCCTTTTCTGCCTGGCTGACCTGCGGTGGCAAGGTGCTGGTCACCCGCCGCGCCCTGAGCAAGCGCACCTGGCCCGGCGTGTGGACCAATGCCTTTTGCGGCCACCCCGCACCCGGCGAGGAGACCGCGGATGCGGTGCTGCGCCGCGCTTCCTTTGAGCTGGGCATTGCGCCGGCGGATCTGTCCGCCCCGCGGCTTATTCTGCCGGACTTTTCCTATCGCGCGGTGGATTCCTCCGGCACGGTAGAAAATGAAATCTGCCCGGTATATACCGTTGAGCTTGCTGCCGACGCCACCTGGGAGCCTAACCCCGACGAGGTAGATTCCTACCAATGGGTCGAGCCAGCAAACCTCTTCGCCGCCGCCGATGCCATGCCTGGTGTTTTTAGCCCGTGGATGATTGACGAGCTCGCGGATAGCGCGCTGCGCGCCGCGTTGTAA